In Kordia antarctica, the following proteins share a genomic window:
- the bshC gene encoding bacillithiol biosynthesis cysteine-adding enzyme BshC, translated as MPIECIPYSETGYFSPIMCDYLAEKSTLKPFYNRFPTLENFEAQIKEKQESNLTDKSQREVLVKALLKQYHDFDNSVFTLGNIAKLTKENTFTITTGHQLNLFTGPLYFLYKIISTINLSSELKRQYPQYDFVPIYWMASEDHDFDEISYFNYKGKKVRWNREASGAVGELSTKGLDEVFEEFSKKLGTSDNAKYLQSLFEDGYLKHNNLADATRYIANELFKQYGLVIVDGNDKALKQLFIPFVEDELFKQTTHKKVLETAEKLTEVNDSYKIQVNPREINLFYITEGIRERIIEKNGVFTVNNTSVRWNSAQLKQEVHEYPARFSPNALLRPLYQEIILPNLCYIGGGGELAYWLELKSYFEAVHVTFPMLLLRNSAVVKTEKQSKKMEKLNISNADLFLKREAFITKKVKELSEIKIDFTSQKEHLQQQFKDLYILAEQTDKSFIGAVAAQETKQLKGLAHLEKRLLTAQKKGLKDKVSRSTELQEGLFPKNSLQERKQNFSELYLEYGENLIPTLIKHLQPLSGEFLVLEL; from the coding sequence AACTTTGAAGCGCAAATCAAAGAAAAGCAGGAATCTAACTTAACAGATAAGTCACAACGTGAAGTTTTGGTCAAAGCATTATTGAAACAATATCATGATTTTGACAACAGTGTATTTACCTTAGGAAACATTGCAAAACTCACTAAGGAAAACACATTCACAATTACAACTGGTCATCAATTAAACTTATTTACGGGACCTTTATATTTCTTATATAAAATTATTTCTACAATAAATCTCTCAAGTGAATTAAAAAGGCAATATCCTCAATACGATTTTGTACCAATCTATTGGATGGCTTCAGAAGATCACGATTTTGATGAAATCAGTTACTTTAATTACAAAGGGAAAAAAGTCCGCTGGAATCGCGAGGCAAGTGGTGCAGTTGGCGAATTATCCACAAAAGGATTGGATGAAGTTTTTGAAGAGTTTTCTAAAAAGTTAGGAACGAGCGATAACGCAAAATACTTGCAATCATTATTTGAAGATGGTTATCTAAAACACAATAATCTCGCAGATGCAACGCGCTATATTGCCAACGAATTATTCAAACAATACGGTTTGGTTATTGTAGACGGAAACGACAAAGCATTAAAACAACTCTTCATTCCGTTTGTAGAAGATGAATTATTCAAGCAAACGACACATAAAAAAGTATTAGAAACTGCTGAAAAACTAACGGAAGTTAACGATTCCTATAAAATTCAAGTCAATCCAAGAGAAATAAACCTATTCTATATTACAGAAGGAATTCGCGAGCGGATCATTGAAAAAAATGGTGTTTTTACCGTGAATAACACTTCCGTGAGATGGAACTCAGCGCAACTAAAACAGGAAGTGCACGAATATCCAGCCCGTTTCTCACCAAATGCATTATTGCGTCCGTTATATCAAGAAATCATTCTGCCAAACCTTTGTTACATTGGCGGCGGCGGAGAATTGGCGTATTGGTTAGAACTAAAATCATACTTTGAAGCGGTACATGTGACGTTTCCGATGTTGCTATTGCGAAATTCTGCGGTTGTAAAAACGGAGAAGCAATCGAAAAAGATGGAAAAACTCAACATTTCAAATGCTGATTTATTTCTAAAACGAGAAGCATTCATCACAAAAAAAGTAAAAGAATTAAGTGAGATTAAAATCGATTTTACGTCTCAAAAAGAACATTTACAACAGCAATTTAAAGACTTATATATACTTGCCGAACAAACTGATAAATCATTTATTGGCGCAGTTGCCGCACAAGAAACCAAACAACTCAAGGGTTTAGCACATTTGGAAAAACGTTTGTTAACAGCACAGAAAAAAGGACTGAAAGATAAAGTTTCCAGAAGTACGGAATTGCAAGAAGGGTTATTTCCAAAAAACTCATTGCAAGAACGCAAGCAAAACTTCTCTGAATTATATTTAGAATATGGAGAAAATCTAATTCCAACATTAATCAAACATTTACAACCGTTATCGGGTGAATTTTTGGTGTTGGAGTTGTAA